The genomic region GTGAAGAAGAGAGGGCCGTCGCTGGCGTGTCGAAGATCCGCTGGCACACCAACCGGGAGACGCGCTACCCGTTCGGCGAGCGCTCGCCCGATCCCGAGTGGTTCGAGCCGATCGGGTTCCCGCCGCCATGGCCCGATCGCCCGTGGATCTACGGCGTGGTCGTCGCTTCCGCGAACGGCGTCCTCGCCTGGCGTCGCGCGGACACCAGTGACGATCCCGTCCTCGCCGTCCTCGGTGGTGACCAGTCGCGGCCTGAGCGTATCGCGGATAGTCGGCACCTGCGCCACCTCCGCTGTTTCGGCGACGTTGGGCTCGGCGCGCAGACCCTGCGCGACCAGCCGCGCCTCGTGCCGACGCCCCAGGAGCTCGGCGAACGCCCCGTGCCCGCGCTCTACCGCTTCCGCGAGGTACATGGCCTGCCGCGTCATCCGCGGGCCATCATCTATTCGTTGCACGGTCGCCTCGACCCCGCCCTTCCCATCTTCAACACGCCGGGAATGGACGTCATCGTGGTGGGGACGACGAGCGCGGAGGCGGCGCTGTCGGCGCGCGGTGTCGCGGCAACCGGCGTGGACGTCATCGTCGAACCGGTGCGGGAGCCGGCGGGCCTTCGACGGGCGCACGAGCGTCTATTCGCCGACCGCGGCGTGCGCTACCTCGCGTGCGAGGGGGGCGAGAAGATCCTGCGCGCGCTCCACGCCGCCGGGCTCCTCGACGAGGTCTTCGTGACGCTGACGGATGAGGTGATCGACGAGGCGGCGCACGAGGGAATCTTAAAAGTCTTCGACTTCGAATCGGAGGGCGCGGACCTGATCGCGGAGGGCAAGACCGCTTCGTCGAGCGGGTGGACGTTCCGCCGCTGGCGCTTCAACGCCCGCTGAATGACCAAGCACACCGACGTGCTGCTCCTCGTCAACGCGATGATGGGGCAGTTCATCTCCGGCATCGCCACGCGGATCTTCATCGTGTCGCTGCCCACGATCGCCGCCGCGCTGAACGCGGACATCCTCGCCGTCTCCTGGGCGCTCATCGCCTACCAGCTCGCGGGGATCTGTCTGTCCGTGGTCTTCGGCAGGCTCGGCGATATCCACGGGCGCTACCCGATCTACGGCGCTGGCTTCGCCGTCATGACGGTCAGCTCCTTGCTGTGCGGCGTGGCGCCCAGCGTGGGTTGGCTCATCGCCTTCCGCCTCGTCCAGGGCATGGGCGCGGCCATGATCGCCTCCGCCGCGCGGGTGCTGGCCATGGAGGCGATGCCGGAAGGCGCCGAGGGCCGGGCCAATGGGTTCATGACCATGTCGTTCCACGGCGGCGTGTTGCTCGGGCCGCCGCTGGGCGGGCTGGTGATCGACGCGCTGAGCTGGCGCTGGATCTTCTTCCTCCTCGTTCCCATCGGTCTGGCGGGGATCGTTCTGACCGCCCTGCGGGCCCGGGGCCGCCGGCTGGCGCCGGTCGAGCGCTCGCCCGTCGACTACGTCGGCGCGGCGCTCCTCGTCGTGCTCACCGTGGTGCTCACCCTGCTCGTCGACCAGCGGAGCGCGGAGGCGATCGGGGTGGGGCAGAAGAGCGTCATGATCGTCGCCTTCGCCCTCGGCCTCGCGGGCTTCCTCGTCCACGAGCGCCGGGCGGTGAATCCTGTGGTGAACCTCGCCCTGTTCAGGATCCGCATGTTCGGCTTCAGCGTCCTGAGCCTGCTCGTCTTCGCGATCACCAGCAGCGTGCTCATGTTCCTCCTGCCCTTCTACATTCAGGACGTGCTGCACCACTCACCGTCGTTCATGGGACTGCTCTTCCTCTCCGCGCCCGTCTTGACCATCAGCCTGGCCCCCATCGCCGGCCAGCTCACCGACCGCATCGGACCGCGGATTCCCGCCTCGATCGGGCTGTGCGTGATCATGGCCGGCTTCGTCATCGGGAT from Candidatus Methylomirabilota bacterium harbors:
- a CDS encoding MFS transporter; the encoded protein is MTKHTDVLLLVNAMMGQFISGIATRIFIVSLPTIAAALNADILAVSWALIAYQLAGICLSVVFGRLGDIHGRYPIYGAGFAVMTVSSLLCGVAPSVGWLIAFRLVQGMGAAMIASAARVLAMEAMPEGAEGRANGFMTMSFHGGVLLGPPLGGLVIDALSWRWIFFLLVPIGLAGIVLTALRARGRRLAPVERSPVDYVGAALLVVLTVVLTLLVDQRSAEAIGVGQKSVMIVAFALGLAGFLVHERRAVNPVVNLALFRIRMFGFSVLSLLVFAITSSVLMFLLPFYIQDVLHHSPSFMGLLFLSAPVLTISLAPIAGQLTDRIGPRIPASIGLCVIMAGFVIGILLRVDSHWSLPALLLACTGLGQGFFNTPNQTAIIGSVPREYRGFATGVVQMVFGVGSLLGISLGGALLTVMFRHYSGIPDATPSADAPGPFLAAMSTTYAVCFVLMTAALVASLMRGGRRIEAAAIP